GTTTTTCGTCAACCGGTTGATGCTGCGGAAGACGAGTGGGAGGACCTGGGAACAACGCCACTTAAATCCGTGCGGTTCGCGGAAGGCGAGGGATACCGCCTGCGGTTCGAGTTGATGGGATACCGAAGCGTGGATCTTTTGCATACGGCGATCCGGGGTTTCCTTGACCTGTTTGAGCCTGTGAATCCCGTCAGGCTGGACCCGGTCGACATTCTCCCCGAAGAAATGGTCCGGATCCCGGGATTCACACAAGATCTGGTGGACTATGCCGACTTTTTTATGGATCGATTCGAGGTGACCAATCGGGAGTACGAGCATTTCGTCGCCGCAGCAGGATACGAGACACAGGCTTATTGGAGACAGGACTTCGTCAGAGATGGCATGGAAGTGCCGTGGGAAGAGGCAGTTAGCGAGTTCGTTGACCGGACCGGCCGGCCTGGTCCCTCAACATGGACCGGGGGGGCGTATCCCGCCGGACAGGGCAATTACCCGGTAAGTGGTGTGAGTTGGTATGAGGCCGCTGCCTATGCCAGTTTCGTCAACAAAGAGTTGCCAACTCCGGTCCATCAAGAAAAAGCGCGGCGCTACTACATTCTTAACGCCGGGCTCATCGCACCCCGGAGCAATCTGGGGGGAGACGGCCCCCGGCCAGTCGGCGAGAACCGGGCGATGACCACTATGGGTGTATACGATCTCGTCGGAAACGTCCGGGAGTGGTACTGGAACGAGGCGGGTAAAGACGCACGAGGCACGGGCGGTGCCGCCTGGACGGACCCGCCTTTCCTCGCGAACTGGATAATCCCGAGGTCACCTTGGGACCAGGATTCGACCCACGGGTTCCGTTTGGTGCGAACGTTCGATGACGACGAGAAGCTCACCAGGCTTCGGCAGCCGGAGGAACCATTGGATCGCCGCGATTACAGGTCAGAGGAGCCGGTCTCCGACACTGAGTTCATGATCTACCGAAGAATGTATGCCTACGATTCCCTTCCCCTGAATGCTGAGGTGGTGGCCGTTGAAGTGTTTGAGCACTGGACTCGGGAAAGGGTGGCTTTTGACCTCCCGTACGGGGAGCGAGGTGGGGCGTTTCTCTACATTCCCAACAACACTGATCCGCCGTTTGAGACTGTGATTTACTGGCCCGGCGACCTCGTCTTTTCCATCCAATCCGTGGACGAAGAGTGGCTCCAGCCCTTTAATTTCCTCGTGAGGAGCGGGAGAGCGGTGGCTCAGCCCATCTTCAAGGGGGTGTTTGACCGGGACGACTCAACCTTCAGTATCACCTTGGGAAGCCTTGAGGCTCACTCGGAGGGGACCAAGTTACGGGATTACCAGATCAAATGGGTGCAGGATCTGTCACGAACCATCGACTACCTGGAGACCCGGGACGACATCGATTCTGACAGGCTGGGGTACTATGGCCATAGCTGGGGCGGTTCGGCCGCGCCCATTGTCCTTGCGGTGGAAGAACGCATCGACGCTGCGGTCCTCAATGTCGGAGGATTGGTTGAGTACCATCGATACCTGCCCGAGGTCGACCCAATCAACTTCGTGCCCCACGTCCGCTCCCCCATCCTCATGCTGAACGGCGAGTACGACATTGTGTACCCCCTGGAGAATGCGCAAAAGCCAATGTTCGAACTCCTGGGCACGGACCCGGAGCACAAGAAACACTACGTTGCGCCCGCAGGTCACATCGTGCCCCGCGACATGCTCATTCGAGAGACACTGGACTGGTTCGATCACTACCTTGGCGGACAGGGTAATTAGGGCGGATAGACGCAGGATGAATGGCGA
This genomic interval from Candidatus Methylomirabilota bacterium contains the following:
- a CDS encoding SUMF1/EgtB/PvdO family nonheme iron enzyme codes for the protein VFRQPVDAAEDEWEDLGTTPLKSVRFAEGEGYRLRFELMGYRSVDLLHTAIRGFLDLFEPVNPVRLDPVDILPEEMVRIPGFTQDLVDYADFFMDRFEVTNREYEHFVAAAGYETQAYWRQDFVRDGMEVPWEEAVSEFVDRTGRPGPSTWTGGAYPAGQGNYPVSGVSWYEAAAYASFVNKELPTPVHQEKARRYYILNAGLIAPRSNLGGDGPRPVGENRAMTTMGVYDLVGNVREWYWNEAGKDARGTGGAAWTDPPFLANWIIPRSPWDQDSTHGFRLVRTFDDDEKLTRLRQPEEPLDRRDYRSEEPVSDTEFMIYRRMYAYDSLPLNAEVVAVEVFEHWTRERVAFDLPYGERGGAFLYIPNNTDPPFETVIYWPGDLVFSIQSVDEEWLQPFNFLVRSGRAVAQPIFKGVFDRDDSTFSITLGSLEAHSEGTKLRDYQIKWVQDLSRTIDYLETRDDIDSDRLGYYGHSWGGSAAPIVLAVEERIDAAVLNVGGLVEYHRYLPEVDPINFVPHVRSPILMLNGEYDIVYPLENAQKPMFELLGTDPEHKKHYVAPAGHIVPRDMLIRETLDWFDHYLGGQGN